In Acidobacteriota bacterium, one genomic interval encodes:
- a CDS encoding PIN domain-containing protein — MRVVFADTSYWVAVMDPRDQWHDQAVAIGKSLENDLLLTTDEVLIELLAFFSAFDPRMRQYLAEFVRDLLANQTHVDVVEQSRESFLAGLALYEKRPAKSYSLVDCISMQLMKAEGLTDALTSDGHFFQEGFTILLKEHMS, encoded by the coding sequence ATGAGGGTGGTATTTGCTGACACCAGTTATTGGGTTGCTGTAATGGACCCCAGAGACCAGTGGCATGACCAAGCGGTGGCCATCGGAAAGTCCCTTGAGAACGACCTATTGCTAACGACTGATGAAGTATTGATCGAGTTGCTAGCCTTCTTCTCAGCCTTCGATCCTCGGATGCGGCAATACCTTGCCGAGTTTGTTCGGGATTTACTTGCCAATCAGACGCACGTAGACGTAGTTGAGCAGAGCCGCGAGTCGTTTCTCGCCGGACTCGCGCTGTACGAAAAACGGCCCGCCAAAAGCTACAGCCTCGTCGATTGTATCTCGATGCAGCTCATGAAGGCAGAGGGGTTAACCGACGCACTGACCAGCGACGGCCACTTCTTCCAGGAAGGCTTTACGATTCTGCTCAAGGAGCACATGTCATAA
- a CDS encoding aminotransferase class I/II-fold pyridoxal phosphate-dependent enzyme yields the protein MKTFKRIETKLIHAGEPEPRILGAVSMPIFQTAMFEYAGEESYHDIRYIRLNNSPNHLALHRKLAALENAEAALVAASGMAAITTTLLTVLSAGDHLLAQDCLYGGTHDFLTKDFAGFGLELDFINGDDPDSWKSKLRPNTKAIYVEAISNPLLQVSDLKAASAFAKENGLVSLIDNTFASPINFRPAEWGFDVSLHSCTKYLNGHSDIVAGACIGRADLIEEITHKLNHLGGSMDPHAAFLLHRGMKTLALRVGCQNDSALKIARFLEGHPAIEKVNYPGLESHPAHKRARDLFDGFSGMVSFEIKGGVNAAQRFMTKAKLPIIAPSLGGVETLIIRPSTTSHSGMSREDRRRLGITDGLIRMSVGIEATEEIIEDFDQALRGS from the coding sequence ATGAAGACCTTCAAACGCATCGAAACCAAACTAATCCATGCCGGCGAGCCTGAGCCGAGAATTCTAGGGGCAGTCAGCATGCCGATTTTTCAGACGGCAATGTTCGAATACGCCGGCGAGGAAAGTTATCACGACATCCGCTACATCCGGCTGAACAACAGTCCAAATCATCTGGCGCTGCATCGAAAGCTGGCGGCGCTCGAGAACGCCGAAGCAGCCCTTGTGGCCGCCAGCGGGATGGCTGCGATCACGACAACGTTGCTGACCGTCCTTTCTGCCGGTGATCATCTGTTAGCGCAAGACTGTCTGTACGGGGGAACGCACGACTTTCTCACAAAAGACTTCGCGGGGTTCGGGCTCGAGCTCGATTTCATAAACGGCGACGACCCCGATTCATGGAAGAGCAAGCTTCGGCCAAACACCAAGGCTATCTACGTGGAAGCGATATCCAACCCGCTGCTCCAGGTCAGTGACCTCAAGGCCGCTTCGGCATTCGCCAAAGAAAACGGTTTGGTCTCGCTCATCGACAACACGTTTGCGAGCCCGATCAATTTCAGGCCCGCCGAGTGGGGCTTCGACGTGTCGCTTCACAGTTGCACCAAGTACTTGAACGGCCACTCTGACATCGTAGCGGGCGCGTGCATCGGACGAGCCGATCTGATCGAAGAGATCACGCACAAGCTCAATCACCTCGGTGGTTCGATGGACCCCCACGCGGCGTTCTTGCTTCATCGCGGGATGAAGACGCTGGCGCTGCGAGTCGGATGTCAAAACGATAGCGCGTTGAAGATCGCACGTTTCCTGGAGGGTCACCCGGCAATTGAGAAGGTGAACTATCCGGGTCTCGAAAGCCACCCAGCGCATAAGCGCGCGCGCGATTTGTTCGACGGCTTCAGCGGCATGGTGAGCTTCGAGATAAAGGGCGGCGTCAACGCGGCTCAAAGGTTCATGACGAAAGCGAAGCTGCCTATCATCGCGCCGAGTCTGGGCGGAGTGGAAACGCTGATCATTCGGCCGTCAACAACTTCACACTCCGGAATGTCGCGCGAAGATCGAAGGCGGCTGGGAATAACCGATGGCCTGATTCGAATGTCAGTTGGAATCGAAGCGACTGAAGAGATCATTGAGGACTTCGATCAGGCGCTTAGAGGTTCGTAG
- a CDS encoding S9 family peptidase has translation MRKHFLVLITFLLIPFTAQAQKRAFAIEDLYRVRSISDVHVSPDGRSVIYALTTSDLPRAKRVSHIWMMDIDGRNTRQLSSGEKGESSPVFSPDGKSILYISTKDGSAQLYLMPTTGGEAKKLTNISTGVSDPLWSPDSRWIAFSSDVYPECGGDDACNKKIADTWSQGPLKAHTAEALLYRHWTEWKDGTRTHIFLANAATGEAKDVTPGDFDSPPFQLGGPLQYDFAPDGKELVFVSNHDKQPASSTNNDLWLLSLVDAQTQPRNITAANPAYDGSPKYSPDGKYIAYRMQKQPAYESDLFRLAIYDRATRASTVLTESFRNWVDEFEWSDDSKSIYFAAPVEGQSPVHRLDLSSKAISQVLVDKTILGWELAGKRLLYARSSVGEPVEIFSADVSSGKATAPARLTHINDAVASEVDIRPAETMWVDGAGGAKIHVFIVKPHGFDPSKKYPLVLNVHGGPQSQWSDAFRGDWQVYPGAGYVVAFANPHGSTGYGQEFTAAISGDWAGKVYEDLMKVTDAMEKLPYVDRNRMGAMGWSYGGYMMMWFEGHTDRFKAIASMMGLYDTRSFYSGTEELWFPEWDLKGQPWNSTLYEKWSPSNSAKNFKTPALVISGERDYRIPYTQSLQFFTALQKMNVPSKLIIYSNAGHWPSWYEMALYYTAHLEWFHKHLGGGGPPWTTDQFLRNQVFDRPSGKRLVSEPAEATRNK, from the coding sequence ATGAGAAAGCACTTTCTAGTACTCATCACCTTTCTTCTGATTCCATTCACCGCGCAAGCACAGAAGCGCGCGTTCGCCATCGAAGATCTCTACCGGGTTAGATCAATCTCCGACGTTCACGTGTCTCCCGATGGGCGCTCGGTGATCTACGCCTTGACGACTTCTGACCTTCCGCGCGCTAAACGCGTCAGCCACATCTGGATGATGGATATCGACGGCAGGAACACCCGCCAGCTCTCGAGCGGTGAGAAAGGAGAGAGCTCGCCGGTGTTTTCACCCGACGGCAAATCGATCCTGTACATCAGCACAAAAGATGGGAGTGCTCAGCTTTACCTTATGCCGACCACCGGAGGCGAAGCGAAAAAGCTCACCAACATCTCGACCGGAGTCTCCGATCCGCTCTGGTCTCCCGATAGCAGGTGGATCGCATTCTCTTCGGACGTGTATCCGGAATGCGGGGGCGACGACGCTTGCAACAAGAAGATCGCCGACACCTGGTCGCAGGGACCGCTCAAGGCGCACACCGCGGAAGCGCTTCTGTATCGACACTGGACCGAGTGGAAAGACGGAACTCGAACGCACATCTTCCTTGCTAACGCGGCAACCGGCGAAGCGAAGGACGTCACGCCGGGCGATTTTGATTCGCCGCCGTTTCAACTGGGCGGACCGCTGCAATATGACTTCGCGCCTGATGGAAAAGAGCTGGTCTTTGTTTCGAACCACGACAAGCAGCCGGCTTCTTCGACCAACAACGACCTCTGGCTGCTGTCGCTGGTGGACGCGCAGACTCAGCCTCGCAATATCACGGCGGCGAATCCCGCCTACGACGGCAGCCCAAAGTATTCACCCGACGGCAAGTACATCGCTTATCGCATGCAGAAGCAGCCCGCCTACGAGTCTGATTTGTTCCGGCTGGCTATCTACGATCGCGCGACTCGCGCATCGACTGTGCTGACCGAATCATTCCGCAACTGGGTTGATGAATTCGAGTGGTCGGATGATTCGAAGTCGATTTACTTCGCCGCGCCGGTTGAAGGTCAGAGTCCGGTGCATCGTCTCGACCTGTCGTCGAAGGCGATCTCGCAGGTCCTGGTTGACAAGACGATTCTTGGCTGGGAACTCGCGGGAAAGCGGTTGCTATACGCGCGCAGCTCGGTCGGCGAGCCGGTTGAAATCTTCAGCGCCGACGTCAGCAGCGGAAAGGCGACGGCTCCGGCGCGGCTCACTCATATCAACGACGCCGTGGCGAGTGAAGTAGATATTCGCCCGGCGGAAACCATGTGGGTAGACGGCGCAGGCGGAGCGAAGATTCACGTATTCATCGTCAAGCCTCACGGCTTTGATCCGAGCAAGAAGTATCCGTTGGTTCTCAACGTACACGGCGGCCCGCAGTCGCAGTGGTCCGATGCGTTCCGCGGCGATTGGCAGGTTTACCCGGGAGCGGGCTACGTCGTCGCGTTCGCGAATCCGCACGGCTCGACGGGGTACGGACAGGAATTCACCGCGGCTATTTCAGGCGACTGGGCGGGCAAGGTCTACGAAGACCTGATGAAGGTGACGGACGCGATGGAGAAGTTGCCCTACGTCGATCGCAACCGAATGGGCGCAATGGGGTGGTCTTACGGCGGATACATGATGATGTGGTTCGAGGGTCACACCGACCGGTTCAAGGCTATCGCTTCGATGATGGGGCTGTACGATACGCGCTCGTTCTACAGTGGGACTGAAGAGCTGTGGTTTCCCGAATGGGACCTGAAAGGTCAACCGTGGAACTCCACGCTTTACGAGAAGTGGTCGCCTTCCAACTCGGCGAAGAACTTCAAGACGCCCGCGCTTGTCATCAGCGGCGAGCGCGACTATCGCATCCCGTACACGCAGTCGCTTCAGTTTTTCACCGCGCTTCAAAAGATGAATGTGCCGTCCAAGCTGATTATCTATTCGAACGCGGGTCACTGGCCGAGTTGGTACGAAATGGCGTTGTATTACACGGCTCATCTCGAATGGTTTCACAAGCACCTTGGCGGCGGCGGACCGCCCTGGACTACAGATCAATTTCTGCGAAACCAGGTGTTCGATCGCCCTAGCGGCAAGCGCCTGGTTTCCGAACCCGCTGAGGCGACCAGGAATAAATGA
- the thrC gene encoding threonine synthase translates to MTTNRPSAHLRCIEANCDERHPIDARTHTCVRCHGLLDVCYDFELPGTPDEMKAIFKERRTVDTDLERSGVWRFRELLPFVNDLSRVVTLAEGNTPIYQAPRSAAYAGLERLRFKHQGLNPTGSFKDNGMTTGVTQAVALGAQAVACASTGNTSASMAAYAARAGMRAFVFIPAGEVAYGKLSQSLEYGARVVEIEGNFDDAMRLVRELADETDLYLLNSINPFRLEGQKAIIIEMMEQCGWQTPDWIVLPGGNLGNTSAFGKALHEMKGLGFIDRMPRLAVIQAEGAAPFYELFASSDKSALRSFAHPTTLATAIRIGNPISWRKALRALEWTNGVVERVTEQEIADSKAVIGRDGIGCEPASATTLAGIKRLAGSGVIDSSDDVIAVLTGNLLKDPSYTIGYHTGKLELDEDGLRREINGNFANRPVRVAADKQKIKLVCEEPGL, encoded by the coding sequence ATGACCACGAACCGGCCAAGCGCGCATCTTCGGTGTATCGAAGCCAACTGCGACGAGCGCCATCCGATAGACGCGCGCACACACACCTGCGTACGTTGCCACGGATTGCTCGATGTCTGCTACGACTTCGAACTGCCTGGCACTCCGGACGAAATGAAGGCGATCTTCAAAGAGCGCCGAACGGTCGACACTGATCTCGAACGGAGCGGTGTCTGGCGATTTCGCGAGCTGCTGCCTTTCGTTAACGATCTATCGCGCGTTGTTACGCTCGCCGAGGGCAACACTCCCATTTATCAAGCGCCACGGTCAGCCGCGTACGCTGGCCTCGAGCGGCTTCGGTTCAAGCATCAGGGTCTGAATCCGACCGGCTCATTCAAAGACAACGGGATGACTACTGGCGTCACGCAGGCTGTGGCGCTTGGCGCGCAAGCGGTTGCATGCGCATCGACCGGCAACACCTCGGCATCGATGGCGGCTTATGCGGCGCGAGCCGGAATGCGCGCTTTTGTCTTCATACCCGCCGGCGAGGTTGCTTATGGAAAGCTCTCGCAGTCGCTCGAGTACGGAGCCAGGGTCGTCGAGATCGAAGGCAATTTCGACGATGCGATGCGCCTCGTGCGCGAGCTGGCTGACGAGACCGATCTTTATCTCCTAAACTCGATCAATCCCTTTCGACTCGAAGGACAGAAGGCCATCATCATCGAAATGATGGAGCAATGCGGATGGCAAACTCCCGACTGGATCGTCCTACCCGGAGGCAACCTCGGCAACACGTCGGCTTTCGGCAAAGCGCTTCACGAGATGAAGGGTCTCGGATTCATCGATCGAATGCCGCGGCTGGCGGTCATTCAAGCGGAAGGGGCCGCACCGTTCTATGAGCTGTTCGCTTCAAGCGACAAGTCTGCTCTGCGTTCGTTCGCGCACCCGACGACGCTCGCAACCGCGATTCGCATCGGCAATCCGATCTCCTGGAGGAAAGCTCTGCGGGCGCTGGAATGGACCAACGGCGTGGTCGAGCGAGTCACCGAGCAGGAGATCGCAGACTCTAAAGCCGTCATCGGCCGCGACGGAATAGGGTGTGAGCCGGCTTCCGCTACGACGCTGGCGGGGATCAAGCGACTGGCGGGCTCAGGCGTGATCGATTCTTCAGATGACGTGATCGCGGTGCTGACCGGCAATCTCCTGAAAGATCCGAGCTATACGATCGGATATCACACCGGCAAGCTTGAGCTCGACGAGGACGGCCTGCGCCGGGAGATCAATGGCAACTTTGCGAATCGCCCGGTGCGGGTGGCTGCTGACAAGCAAAAGATCAAGCTTGTGTGCGAGGAGCCAGGCCTCTGA
- a CDS encoding PepSY domain-containing protein, whose protein sequence is MTTRRLHRVIGLVMLLPLIGWAVTGAFFFLKPGYAGAYESLQVKTYPLEGPIAFDPDMSWLEVRVEKTILGEHLLARTSQGWLHLDPRSLQGKPEPSADEIRALLTDAFSANPARYGRVANVEAKVITTDTGVRVEMDWNRLALTQQGKDTNRIDAIYRIHYLQWTGVATVDKVLGALGILLLLALSALGARLFFSKG, encoded by the coding sequence ATGACGACCCGCCGGCTGCATCGCGTCATAGGACTGGTGATGCTGTTGCCTCTGATTGGCTGGGCAGTCACCGGCGCATTCTTCTTCTTGAAGCCCGGCTATGCTGGGGCCTATGAGTCCTTGCAGGTAAAAACGTACCCGCTCGAAGGACCCATCGCGTTCGACCCGGACATGTCGTGGCTCGAGGTTCGCGTGGAGAAGACGATTCTGGGAGAGCATCTGCTTGCGCGCACTTCGCAAGGCTGGCTGCATCTGGACCCGCGTAGCCTTCAAGGGAAGCCCGAGCCGTCAGCAGACGAGATCCGCGCGCTACTGACTGACGCCTTCTCAGCGAACCCTGCGCGTTATGGGCGAGTCGCTAACGTCGAAGCCAAGGTCATAACAACAGACACCGGCGTTCGCGTAGAGATGGACTGGAATCGGCTCGCGCTCACACAGCAAGGCAAAGATACCAACCGCATCGACGCGATTTACAGGATTCACTATTTGCAATGGACTGGAGTCGCAACCGTGGATAAGGTTCTAGGGGCGCTAGGAATTCTGCTTTTGCTCGCATTGAGCGCGCTCGGCGCTCGGTTGTTCTTCAGCAAGGGATAA
- a CDS encoding PPOX class F420-dependent oxidoreductase: MTSDKLSQFTGQKYLNLESYRKNGNAVATPVWFAEDGGELYIYSLADAGKVKRIRNNPRVRVVPCDARGKLKGEWIEARARILDGAEAEKGHRLLDEKYGLLKKIGNVFSKLMKRERVVIAIKLD, encoded by the coding sequence ATGACCAGCGACAAGCTAAGCCAATTCACAGGGCAGAAATATCTAAACCTCGAAAGCTATCGCAAGAACGGCAACGCTGTCGCGACGCCGGTGTGGTTCGCCGAAGACGGCGGCGAGTTGTACATCTACTCGCTTGCGGACGCCGGCAAGGTCAAGCGTATACGCAACAACCCTCGGGTGCGTGTCGTGCCTTGCGACGCACGAGGGAAACTCAAGGGCGAGTGGATCGAAGCCCGGGCGCGAATCCTTGACGGCGCCGAAGCCGAGAAAGGTCACCGGTTGCTTGACGAGAAGTACGGCTTGCTGAAGAAGATTGGGAATGTCTTCAGCAAGCTGATGAAGCGAGAACGCGTGGTAATCGCGATCAAACTCGACTAG
- a CDS encoding Uma2 family endonuclease, whose product MSTQPKHRYTLEEYLALERESEVKYEYWDGEIFAMSGGTFPHDRIMGNSINLLSAKLLGRDCCVFTNNMQIEVPAAPPYRYGDCSVACGGVEIEKFNGADLLVNPVLIIEVLSPSTEAYDRGDKFTYYKSIPSFREYLLIAQHRPHITHYVKSDTGKWDYEETNDLSSSIYLPTIDCTLALSDVYREVEFSQNTD is encoded by the coding sequence ATGTCTACGCAACCTAAGCACCGATATACCTTGGAAGAATACCTCGCGCTGGAACGCGAATCTGAGGTCAAGTACGAGTACTGGGACGGCGAGATCTTTGCGATGAGCGGCGGCACATTCCCACACGACCGGATAATGGGAAACAGTATTAATCTGCTCAGCGCTAAATTGCTCGGGAGAGACTGCTGCGTCTTCACCAACAACATGCAGATCGAAGTTCCCGCGGCGCCACCGTATCGCTACGGCGATTGCAGCGTCGCGTGCGGAGGCGTTGAGATCGAGAAATTCAACGGGGCCGATTTGCTTGTCAATCCGGTTCTGATCATCGAGGTGCTTTCGCCAAGCACCGAAGCCTATGACAGGGGCGACAAGTTCACCTATTACAAATCCATTCCGAGCTTTCGCGAGTATCTACTGATCGCACAGCACAGACCGCACATCACACATTACGTGAAATCCGATACCGGCAAGTGGGACTATGAAGAAACCAATGACCTCAGCAGCAGCATCTACCTCCCGACGATAGACTGCACGCTCGCGCTCAGTGACGTCTATCGAGAGGTCGAATTCAGCCAGAACACAGATTGA
- a CDS encoding PilZ domain-containing protein gives MSGICDRCNERTSQIVNIAHLPELEAVAHLGYRQVCGPCYDDLLAEANDSEERSDEDRRAEPRVKVSLKARVEGNTTHLDAFADEMSIEEISPSGLRLHTPRELEPGALLKVSIPSYDFEATAIVESVWRDGGERSIGLKLVEQSEGWDKLWQHHAAKQ, from the coding sequence ATGTCGGGCATCTGCGACCGATGCAACGAACGCACAAGTCAGATTGTTAACATCGCTCATCTCCCGGAGCTTGAAGCTGTCGCTCACCTTGGTTATCGGCAAGTGTGCGGCCCGTGTTACGACGACCTGTTGGCTGAGGCAAACGATTCTGAGGAGCGCAGTGATGAGGATCGCCGCGCCGAACCGCGGGTGAAAGTATCGTTGAAGGCTCGCGTCGAGGGTAACACGACGCACCTGGACGCCTTCGCCGACGAGATGAGCATAGAGGAGATCAGCCCCTCGGGACTAAGACTGCACACCCCTCGCGAGCTTGAGCCCGGCGCTCTGCTCAAGGTGTCCATTCCATCCTATGACTTCGAGGCGACGGCGATAGTCGAGTCGGTGTGGCGCGATGGGGGTGAACGAAGCATCGGGTTGAAGCTGGTCGAGCAGAGCGAGGGATGGGACAAGCTCTGGCAACATCACGCTGCAAAACAGTAA
- a CDS encoding S9 family peptidase: MTEKLKAPYGSWKSPITSDLIVAGTIGLGDIGLDGEDIYWIETRPSEGGRSVIVRRPPDGTTTDVTPPGFNARTTVHEYGGGAYFVHEGTVYFSNFSDQRLYRQAPGEQPQPITTAEKMRYADGVIDRRRNLIYCVREDHTSGGRDADNTLVKVNAGGDEGGEVIASGNDFYSSPRLSPDGNRLAWLTWNHPNLPWDGVELWVGELDEDGRIVRKELAAGGKNESIFQPEWSPGGALHFASDRTGWWNLYRRSGEGSIEPLCEMEADFGAPQWVFRMSTNAFESEHRIICTYCERGNWRLAILDTSTRKLEPIDASFTEVAGLRAAPGRAVFGGGSPTKPMAIMKLDLATGEAQLLGQSSSVEIDGDYLSIPRAIEFPTEQGLTAHAFFYPPANRDYEAPQGERPPLIVISHGGPTSASTTTLKLNIQYWTSRGFGVLDVNYGGSTGYGRAYRERLNGQWGVVDVDDCANGARYLVERGEADGKRLIIRGGSAGGYTTLAALTFRAVFKAGASYYGISDLELLEQDCHKFESRYNYSLIGPYPERKDLYWQRSPIHFTDRLSCPIILFQGLEDKVVPPNQAQMMYEAALKKGLPVAYVAFEGEQHGFRKAENIKRSLDGELYFYSKVFGFDLAEAVEPVDIANL, from the coding sequence ATGACAGAAAAATTGAAGGCACCGTACGGTTCGTGGAAGTCGCCGATCACTTCGGATCTGATAGTCGCCGGAACGATTGGGCTCGGCGATATTGGGTTGGATGGCGAGGACATTTACTGGATCGAGACGCGTCCTTCGGAAGGCGGGCGCAGTGTGATCGTGCGGCGACCGCCGGATGGAACGACGACCGACGTGACGCCGCCCGGCTTTAACGCACGCACAACGGTACACGAGTATGGCGGCGGAGCTTATTTCGTTCACGAAGGCACGGTTTACTTCTCCAACTTCTCCGATCAACGCCTCTATCGACAGGCGCCGGGAGAACAGCCTCAGCCAATTACTACGGCCGAGAAGATGCGCTACGCCGATGGCGTGATCGATCGCCGGCGCAATCTGATCTATTGCGTGCGCGAAGATCACACCTCAGGCGGCCGTGACGCGGACAATACTCTGGTGAAGGTGAACGCCGGGGGTGACGAAGGCGGAGAAGTCATCGCTTCGGGTAATGATTTCTATTCGTCGCCGCGGTTGAGTCCGGACGGCAACCGACTAGCTTGGCTCACGTGGAACCATCCCAACCTGCCCTGGGATGGAGTCGAACTATGGGTTGGCGAGCTGGACGAAGATGGTCGGATCGTCAGAAAGGAACTCGCGGCAGGCGGTAAGAACGAATCGATATTTCAGCCTGAGTGGTCGCCCGGCGGGGCTTTGCACTTCGCGTCGGACCGAACCGGTTGGTGGAACCTTTATCGCCGCAGCGGTGAGGGTTCAATCGAGCCGCTTTGCGAAATGGAAGCCGATTTCGGAGCGCCGCAGTGGGTATTCAGAATGTCGACCAACGCGTTCGAATCGGAGCATCGCATCATATGCACGTATTGCGAGCGAGGCAACTGGCGATTGGCGATCCTCGACACGTCAACGCGCAAACTTGAACCCATAGACGCTTCTTTCACCGAGGTCGCGGGACTCCGAGCTGCGCCCGGCCGCGCGGTGTTCGGCGGGGGCTCGCCGACAAAGCCAATGGCGATCATGAAGCTCGATCTTGCAACCGGTGAGGCTCAACTGCTTGGTCAATCGAGCAGCGTCGAAATTGATGGGGACTACCTTTCCATCCCTAGAGCCATCGAATTCCCGACCGAGCAGGGGTTGACCGCGCACGCGTTTTTTTATCCGCCGGCCAATCGCGACTACGAAGCTCCGCAAGGCGAGCGTCCGCCACTGATAGTCATAAGTCACGGCGGGCCGACATCGGCGAGCACGACTACCCTCAAGCTGAACATTCAGTATTGGACCAGCCGGGGATTCGGAGTGCTGGATGTGAACTACGGCGGGAGCACCGGCTACGGGCGCGCGTATCGCGAACGGCTCAACGGTCAGTGGGGAGTCGTCGACGTCGATGATTGCGCGAACGGCGCGCGGTATCTGGTCGAGCGCGGGGAAGCTGACGGCAAGCGATTGATCATTCGGGGCGGAAGCGCGGGCGGCTACACGACACTTGCAGCGCTCACTTTTCGCGCCGTGTTCAAAGCGGGCGCCAGCTACTACGGAATCAGCGACCTCGAGCTTCTGGAACAGGACTGTCACAAGTTCGAATCACGCTACAACTACAGCCTGATCGGTCCGTATCCGGAACGAAAGGACCTGTATTGGCAGCGCTCGCCGATTCATTTTACGGATCGATTGTCCTGCCCGATCATTTTGTTTCAAGGGCTCGAAGACAAAGTGGTGCCGCCCAATCAAGCTCAGATGATGTACGAAGCCGCACTCAAGAAAGGCTTGCCGGTCGCGTATGTAGCGTTTGAAGGCGAGCAGCACGGCTTCAGGAAAGCGGAGAACATCAAGAGGTCGCTTGATGGTGAGTTGTACTTTTATTCGAAGGTGTTCGGGTTTGATCTCGCGGAGGCGGTCGAGCCTGTGGACATTGCTAACCTCTAA
- a CDS encoding SDR family oxidoreductase, whose translation MSSKICVVTGANAGIGKETALGLAKLGATVVMVCRDRERGEAAQHEIKQKSGNDRVELMICDFSSQNSIRQFANDFKQRYDQLDVLVNNAGVVLHERSMTEDGLESTFAINHLGYFLLSNLLLDVLRKSAPSRIVNVASTAHKYGKLDINAWPAGRDYSAFRAYANSKLANVLFTYELARRLQGTGLSANCLHPGGVGTNLFRGLPGFVQALIKLVTIGPERGARTSIYLASSSEVEGVTGKYFARRRQQKSSEASHNQEAARRLWELSKELTGLQDISAVR comes from the coding sequence ATGAGCAGCAAAATCTGCGTGGTTACCGGCGCAAACGCCGGCATCGGAAAGGAGACCGCGCTCGGTCTCGCGAAGCTCGGAGCAACCGTCGTGATGGTTTGCCGCGACCGTGAGCGCGGCGAAGCGGCACAGCACGAGATCAAACAGAAAAGCGGCAATGATCGGGTCGAACTGATGATCTGCGATTTCTCCTCGCAGAATTCCATTCGACAATTCGCAAATGATTTCAAGCAGCGTTACGACCAGCTCGACGTGCTGGTCAACAACGCGGGAGTCGTCTTGCACGAGCGCTCAATGACTGAAGACGGGCTGGAGAGCACCTTTGCGATCAACCACCTTGGCTACTTCCTTCTCAGCAACCTGCTGCTGGACGTGCTGCGGAAGAGCGCGCCTTCGCGAATCGTGAACGTCGCCTCGACGGCTCACAAATATGGCAAGCTCGACATCAACGCGTGGCCGGCCGGAAGAGACTACAGCGCGTTTAGAGCCTACGCGAATTCCAAACTCGCCAACGTGTTGTTCACGTACGAACTCGCGCGACGGCTGCAAGGAACGGGTTTAAGCGCAAACTGTTTGCATCCTGGCGGAGTCGGAACTAACCTCTTTCGCGGGCTGCCGGGATTCGTGCAGGCTTTGATCAAACTGGTGACGATAGGCCCGGAGCGCGGCGCTCGCACTTCGATCTATCTTGCGAGTTCCTCTGAGGTAGAAGGCGTCACCGGAAAGTATTTCGCGAGACGGCGGCAACAGAAATCATCCGAGGCGTCTCACAATCAAGAAGCCGCGCGACGCTTGTGGGAACTGAGTAAAGAGCTTACCGGCCTTCAGGATATCAGTGCAGTAAGATGA